One Fusarium oxysporum f. sp. lycopersici 4287 chromosome 8, whole genome shotgun sequence genomic region harbors:
- a CDS encoding hypothetical protein (At least one base has a quality score < 10), with protein sequence METSEYETNTLSINNIASITFRIYEPPPDQSHGFQSSALEIQSSLRDQGKLVSYDADRVGIWIFQIVSKDGTSKAVNSAPGSSLEASGYTLGMVEEGNLEPVALQKSRIPGNTTQNAPNNTASTASPAEANSRNPLISPTQVAGGALPEGVSQSSAQVTDMRTTQPVPKIIYEQFIVAVISSIAFAFCSRSMAIPLNYRTMLIPPLLADANERERGSLQADPVVGTFKTYLTTTGSLVVSLTFSYCKNLATVEDVLTGDSSSPSSSVLAAPYGVFATKQNFANGDGSDRSLAQTPNTQALSVRSVPDTNDSQWKHSCLKALEYCGLNPSQFKASPWVNLLISKPTSQDADGESKRSRATVPWPGSLCFRKKPMEMSTTHRVGDTMLSGHEECHDPLGDARGWFAGASEREERISKRKAERMYAVTREVNGANPLAQNLNGQSPLTMRRPSTAAAGVMYPTPPDAIQQHIGITPSIDGAISSPNNPPPTLAVVDADMTMPTATPMADAENDAWGGQHEQKRERSDSNAMGDSDDVMNDLGEDVFGDHDVTEDDFNFFDGPDGNDLDMDMPDLQPAPTAPAPQVMPPPVLSHPEPHKAIQPQPEVKPKPKTNDSVFAKPELKHARSSLNDELNHRIKVERPDTTKRGSSPFDPATVFKRVRASLSSPTKDDFAVQPPRRKSSVFEKVEFDPKIPLINKKYEHGGAFDFSKDQSNGDSRPSAHNLSRDEYLEGQGKLKQTSKSLLGNSLIRSLTGIDASTTHASPQRLNGHDWISEESDLESDGDDISSLSGGPVSPVKSSIKRTVVDDDALSQATTSRETELLDDVTDEQLAIELPKLSKTESPEMLLHHLFLDPEPLNVDVGLSNHDFVEIAQIITEQAATGRLEIGIEHKAESSVSLATMRSHELSIARNSLQLLHDAIPSNLGTPTAVRLKGLLEIQDLPLVGQPSRLQPRPIPGRDPNAEQLRANNLYQIPVPHLEVRRSETKLSVLPSSMSFWEGLGLSPSWGTKDISALCIFPGWKGMSDHVESFLSRLKSVYESLKLGTLNNLPLSGDWDDGVLPYEVDRISTSPDATVTGHGSALVESMEVLRSSLSELKSKDKNLVIYFVYSPDNPASIIEACTAFYRCFDEYSDLLAARRESPQNELVLQLVSLDMISSTTSLVVPTPAEMMKLCIETYDRCTLFLDTEFGGPTPAPAVMLEQPPPRMIDFKLTTSPSQSLMHENSCLHVGYAESLDGRWITAAWTDNRGQRQATTSYSITRSRTPDRSVSHHKAAIIAEIWATTLTMISIWKVHWRVIITKSGAMDQKEVEWWQAASTLDDKHSFTMILMSVDTNPSLQLVPPIVKIPHAATSAFYSTPVSTPQANIVSPEQTTTPATPMRDASTLAATPTAEGAAEAEADSFLIDATDQTWGAIVGHRLCNSTTLLEVRPALASGYLIKRTGIKLEDPPVVMEVNLVHTEATPRAYEPLLREMLCYFRGLGTLARARGVVDREMDVRPWHIAAAEKGVRALHLLL encoded by the exons ATGGAGACCAGTGAATATGAGACGAATACCTTGTCGATA AACAACATCGCGTCGATAACCTTTCGCATCTACGAGCCTCCTCCCGACCAATCGCATGGCTTCCAATCCTCCGCTCTCGAGATTCAAAGTTCTCTTCGCGACCAAGGAAAGCTTGTTTCGTATGACGCCGACCGAGTAGGAATATGGATATTTCAAATCGTCAGCAAAGACGGGACGAGCAAGGCCGTCAATTCTGCCCCGGGATCTAGCCTGGAAGCTTCCGGCTACACATTAGGGATGGTTGAGGAGGGTAACCTTGAACCTGTAGCTTTGCAGAAGAGCCGCATTCCGGGAAACACTACTCAAAATGCCCCGAACAACACAGCTTCTACCGCATCTCCCGCCGAGGCAAATAGTCGTAACCCTTTGATCTCACCGACTCAGGTCGCTGGGGGGGCTTTGCCTGAAGGAGTGTCTCAATCTTCAGCTCAGGTTACCGACATGAGGACGACGCAGCCAGTACCAAAGATCATCTACGAACAGTTCATAGTCGCAGTCATTTCCTCGATAGCTTTCGCTTTCTGTAGTCGGTCTATGGCCATACCTCTGAACTACAGGACAATGTTGATTCCACCTTTGCTAGCCGATGCGAATGAACGCGAAAGGGGCTCCTTGCAAGCCGATCCCGTCGTTGGCACATTCAAGACATATCTCACTACTACGGGCTCTCTTGTTGTCAGTCTTACTTTCTCTTACTGCAAGAACCTGGCGACAGTGGAAGATGTTCTCACAGGTGATTCCTCTTCGCCAAGTAGCTCGGTGCTGGCTGCCCCCTATGGAGTTTTTGCAACAAAGCAGAATTTTGCCAACGGGGATGGTTCGGATCGAAGCCTAGCACAAACACCGAATACGCAAGCTTTGAGTGTGAGAAGTGTCCCAGACACAAACGATTCGCAATGGAAGCACTCATGCCTCAAAGCACTCGAATATTGTGGACTCAACCCATCTCAATTCAAGGCGAGCCCCTGGGTTAACCTTCTCATTTCTAAGCCGACTTCGCAAGATGCAGACGGGGAATCTAAGCGATCACGGGCAACAGTTCCCTGGCCAGGATCGCTCTGCTTTCGAAAGAAGCCAATGGAAATGTCAACGACTCACCGTGTTGGCGACACGATGCTCAGTGGTCACGAGGAATGCCACGATCCCTTAGGAGATGCTCGTGGATGGTTCGCCGGTGCGTCAGAAAGGGAAGAGAGAATCTCCAAACGCAAAGCTGAGCGAATGTATGCTGTCACTAGAGAAGTTAATGGTGCGAACCCCCTAGCTCAAAACCTCAATGGGCAGTCTCCCTTGACCATGAGGCGACCTAGCACAGCTGCCGCTGGTGTCATGTATCCAACACCCCCCGACGCAATTCAGCAACACATCGGCATTACCCCTTCCATAGATGGAGCGATCTCAAGTCCTAATAACCCGCCCCCAACCCTTGcagttgttgatgctgatatgACGATGCCAACAGCGACACCgatggctgatgctgagaatgACGCCTGGGGAGGCCAGCACGAACAAAAGAGAGAACGAAGCGACAGCAACGCAATGGGCGATTCTGACGATGTAATGAACGACTTGGGTGAGGATGTGTTCGGGGATCACGATGTAACAGAGGATGACTTTAATTTCTTTGATGGCCCTGACGGCAACGATCTGGACATGGACATGCCAGATTTGCAACCAGCTCCTACTGCACCTGCGCCCCAGGTAATGCCTCCGCCAGTGCTATCGCATCCGGAGCCTCACAAAGCCATACAGCCGCAACCTGAGGTCAAACCAAAACCAAAGACTAATGATTCTGTCTTTGCTAAGCCAGAACTGAAGCATGCCAGGAGCTCGCTCAATGATGAACTTAATCACAGAATCAAAGTTGAGCGACCAGATACTACCAAGCGAGGGTCCAGTCCATTTGACCCTGCTACTGTGTTCAAGCGAGTACGGGCCTCATTGTCCAGCCCTACCAAGGATGATTTTGCTGTTCAGCCACCCCGGAGAAAGAGTAGTGTTTTTGAAAAGGTCGAGTTTGACCCTAAAATCCCCCTGATTAACAAAAAGTATGAACATGGTGGTGCATTCGACTTTTCAAAGGACCAGAGTAATGGAGATTCGAGGCCGAGTGCCCATAATCTTTCTCGAGATGAGTATCTCGAAGGGCAAGGAAAGCTGAAACAGACATCCAAATCACTTCTTGGAAACTCTCTCATTAGAAGTTTGACTGGTATTGATGCATCTACTACCCATGCAAGCCCCCAGAGACTGAATGGGCATGACTGGATCTCTGAAGAGAGTGATCTCGAGTCAGATGGAGATGATATAAGTTCGCTTTCTGGTGGTCCAGTTTCTCCCGTTAAGTCCAGTATTAAACGAACCGTcgtggatgatgatgctcttTCACAAGCTACAACTTCTAGAGAGACAGAACTGCTAGACGATGTCACTGATGAGCAACTTGCGATCGAGCTCCCAAAACTCTCCAAAACAGAATCGCCAGAAATGCTGCTACACCACCTCTTTTTGGACCCAGAGCCACTTAACGTGGACGTAGGTCTTTCCAACCACGACTTTGTGGAGATTGCGCAAATCATCACCGAACAGGCTGCTACCGGGCGACTTGAAATCGGCATCGAGCATAAGGCTGAGTCGTCTGTCTCCCTTGCGACTATGAGGAGCCATGAGCTCAGTATCGCCCGGAACTCCTTACAACTTCTTCACGATGCCATTCCCTCGAATTTGGGTACCCCCACGGCTGTGCGATTGAAAGGGCTGCTGGAAATTCAGGACCTCCCCCTTGTAGGACAACCGAGCCGTCTCCAGCCCAGACCAATTCCAGGCAGAGATCCCAACGCTGAGCAATTGCGCGCAAACAATCTATACCAGATTCCTGTACCTCACTTGGAAGTGCGCAGATCAGAAACGAAACTCTCAGTACTTCCATCATCAATGTCTTTCTGGGAAGGTCTCGGGCTGTCACCTTCGTGGGGGACAAAGGATATCTCCGCTCTTTGCATCTTTCCAGGCTGGAAGGGGATGTCAGACCATGTTGAAAGTTTCCTCAGCCGCTTAAAGAGTGTATATGAATCCTTGAAACTTGGCACTCTCAACAACCTGCCGTTGTCTGGAGACTGGGACGATGGTGTCTTGCCATATGAGGTTGATAGGATCTCGACTTCACCTGACGCAACCGTAACTGGTCATGGCTCTGCTCTTGTGGAAAGCATGGAAGTGCTCCGAAGCTCTCTATCAGAGTTGAAGTCCAAAGACAAGAATCTGGTCATTTACTTTGTTTACTCACCAGATAACCCGGCTTCCATCATCGAGGCCTGCACGGCTTTCTACCGCTGCTTCGATGAGTATAGCGACCTCCTAGCAGCTCGTCGGGAATCTCCACAGAACGAGCTAGTGCTGCAGCTTGTTTCATTAGATATGATCTCTTCCACGACATCGCTAGTCGTCCCGACTCCCGCGGAAATGATGAAGCTCTGCATAGAGACGTATGATAGGTGCACCTTGTTTTTGGACACCGAATTCGGTGGTCCTACACCTGCACCAGCAGTTATGCTCGAACAGCCTCCACCTCGAATGATTGACTTCAAGCTTACAACGTCGCCTTCTCAGTCCCTTATGCATGAGAATTCCTGCTTACATGTTGGATATGCTGAAAGTCTTGATGGCCGATGGATTACAGCTGCATGGACCGACAACCGTGGACAACGACAAGCGACCACGTCCTATTCAATCACTCGGAGCAGAACACCGGATCGTTCCGTCTCCCACCACAAGGCCGCCATCATAGCCGAGATCTGGGCGACTACGTTGACCATGATATCAATCTGGAAAGTTCATTGGCGAGTGATCATCACCAAGTCTGGGGCAATGGACCAGAAAGAGGTGGAGTGGTGGCAAGCAGCCTCAACGCTAGACGACAAGCACTCATTCACCATGATTCTCATGTCCGTCGATACCAATCCATCTTTGCAACTGGTCCCGCCGATCGTGAAGATTCCTCATGCGGCAACCTCGGCGTTCTACTCAACACCAGTATCCACGCCCCAGGCTAATATTGTTTCGCCGGAGCAAACCACGACGCCGGCAACGCCTATGCGTGATGCTAGCACATTAGCTGCTACACCGACTGCCGAGGGTGCTGCAGAAGCAGAGGCCGATTCCTTCCTGATTGATGCCACTGATCAGACATGGGGTGCCATCGTCGGACATCGACTCTGCAACTCCACTACGTTACTGGAAGTGAGACCGGCACTTGCCAGTGGGTATTTGATTAAAAGAACAGGAATAAAGCTTGAAGACCCCCCAGTCGTGATGGAGGTCAATCTTGTTCACACAGAGGCTACGCCTAGGGCGTACGAGCCTCTTCTAAGAGAAATGTTGTGCTATTTTCGGGGTCTCGGAACCTTAGCCAGAGCACGAGGTGTTGTAGACCGCGAGATGGATGTTCGACCTTGGCATATTGCAGCGGCAGAGAAGGGCGTGCGGGCGCTGCATCTACTGTTATGA
- a CDS encoding hypothetical protein (At least one base has a quality score < 10) has translation METSEYETNTLSINNIASITFRIYEPPPDQSHGFQSSALEIQSSLRDQGKLVSYDADRVGIWIFQIVSKDGTSKAVNSAPGSSLEASGYTLGMVEEGNLEPVALQKSRIPGNTTQNAPNNTASTASPAEANSRNPLISPTQVAGGALPEGVSQSSAQVTDMRTTQPVPKIIYEQFIVAVISSIAFAFCSRSMAIPLNYRTMLIPPLLADANERERGSLQADPVVGTFKTYLTTTGSLVVSLTFSYCKNLATVEDVLTGDSSSPSSSVLAAPYGVFATKQNFANGDGSDRSLAQTPNTQALSVRSVPDTNDSQWKHSCLKALEYCGLNPSQFKASPWVNLLISKPTSQDADGESKRSRATVPWPGSLCFRKKPMEMSTTHRVGDTMLSGHEECHDPLGDARGWFAGASEREERISKRKAERMYAVTREVNATPMADAENDAWGGQHEQKRERSDSNAMGDSDDVMNDLGEDVFGDHDVTEDDFNFFDGPDGNDLDMDMPDLQPAPTAPAPQVMPPPVLSHPEPHKAIQPQPEVKPKPKTNDSVFAKPELKHARSSLNDELNHRIKVERPDTTKRGSSPFDPATVFKRVRASLSSPTKDDFAVQPPRRKSSVFEKVEFDPKIPLINKKYEHGGAFDFSKDQSNGDSRPSAHNLSRDEYLEGQGKLKQTSKSLLGNSLIRSLTGIDASTTHASPQRLNGHDWISEESDLESDGDDISSLSGGPVSPVKSSIKRTVVDDDALSQATTSRETELLDDVTDEQLAIELPKLSKTESPEMLLHHLFLDPEPLNVDVGLSNHDFVEIAQIITEQAATGRLEIGIEHKAESSVSLATMRSHELSIARNSLQLLHDAIPSNLGTPTAVRLKGLLEIQDLPLVGQPSRLQPRPIPGRDPNAEQLRANNLYQIPVPHLEVRRSETKLSVLPSSMSFWEGLGLSPSWGTKDISALCIFPGWKGMSDHVESFLSRLKSVYESLKLGTLNNLPLSGDWDDGVLPYEVDRISTSPDATVTGHGSALVESMEVLRSSLSELKSKDKNLVIYFVYSPDNPASIIEACTAFYRCFDEYSDLLAARRESPQNELVLQLVSLDMISSTTSLVVPTPAEMMKLCIETYDRCTLFLDTEFGGPTPAPAVMLEQPPPRMIDFKLTTSPSQSLMHENSCLHVGYAESLDGRWITAAWTDNRGQRQATTSYSITRSRTPDRSVSHHKAAIIAEIWATTLTMISIWKVHWRVIITKSGAMDQKEVEWWQAASTLDDKHSFTMILMSVDTNPSLQLVPPIVKIPHAATSAFYSTPVSTPQANIVSPEQTTTPATPMRDASTLAATPTAEGAAEAEADSFLIDATDQTWGAIVGHRLCNSTTLLEVRPALASGYLIKRTGIKLEDPPVVMEVNLVHTEATPRAYEPLLREMLCYFRGLGTLARARGVVDREMDVRPWHIAAAEKGVRALHLLL, from the exons ATGGAGACCAGTGAATATGAGACGAATACCTTGTCGATA AACAACATCGCGTCGATAACCTTTCGCATCTACGAGCCTCCTCCCGACCAATCGCATGGCTTCCAATCCTCCGCTCTCGAGATTCAAAGTTCTCTTCGCGACCAAGGAAAGCTTGTTTCGTATGACGCCGACCGAGTAGGAATATGGATATTTCAAATCGTCAGCAAAGACGGGACGAGCAAGGCCGTCAATTCTGCCCCGGGATCTAGCCTGGAAGCTTCCGGCTACACATTAGGGATGGTTGAGGAGGGTAACCTTGAACCTGTAGCTTTGCAGAAGAGCCGCATTCCGGGAAACACTACTCAAAATGCCCCGAACAACACAGCTTCTACCGCATCTCCCGCCGAGGCAAATAGTCGTAACCCTTTGATCTCACCGACTCAGGTCGCTGGGGGGGCTTTGCCTGAAGGAGTGTCTCAATCTTCAGCTCAGGTTACCGACATGAGGACGACGCAGCCAGTACCAAAGATCATCTACGAACAGTTCATAGTCGCAGTCATTTCCTCGATAGCTTTCGCTTTCTGTAGTCGGTCTATGGCCATACCTCTGAACTACAGGACAATGTTGATTCCACCTTTGCTAGCCGATGCGAATGAACGCGAAAGGGGCTCCTTGCAAGCCGATCCCGTCGTTGGCACATTCAAGACATATCTCACTACTACGGGCTCTCTTGTTGTCAGTCTTACTTTCTCTTACTGCAAGAACCTGGCGACAGTGGAAGATGTTCTCACAGGTGATTCCTCTTCGCCAAGTAGCTCGGTGCTGGCTGCCCCCTATGGAGTTTTTGCAACAAAGCAGAATTTTGCCAACGGGGATGGTTCGGATCGAAGCCTAGCACAAACACCGAATACGCAAGCTTTGAGTGTGAGAAGTGTCCCAGACACAAACGATTCGCAATGGAAGCACTCATGCCTCAAAGCACTCGAATATTGTGGACTCAACCCATCTCAATTCAAGGCGAGCCCCTGGGTTAACCTTCTCATTTCTAAGCCGACTTCGCAAGATGCAGACGGGGAATCTAAGCGATCACGGGCAACAGTTCCCTGGCCAGGATCGCTCTGCTTTCGAAAGAAGCCAATGGAAATGTCAACGACTCACCGTGTTGGCGACACGATGCTCAGTGGTCACGAGGAATGCCACGATCCCTTAGGAGATGCTCGTGGATGGTTCGCCGGTGCGTCAGAAAGGGAAGAGAGAATCTCCAAACGCAAAGCTGAGCGAATGTATGCTGTCACTAGAGAAGTTAATG CGACACCgatggctgatgctgagaatgACGCCTGGGGAGGCCAGCACGAACAAAAGAGAGAACGAAGCGACAGCAACGCAATGGGCGATTCTGACGATGTAATGAACGACTTGGGTGAGGATGTGTTCGGGGATCACGATGTAACAGAGGATGACTTTAATTTCTTTGATGGCCCTGACGGCAACGATCTGGACATGGACATGCCAGATTTGCAACCAGCTCCTACTGCACCTGCGCCCCAGGTAATGCCTCCGCCAGTGCTATCGCATCCGGAGCCTCACAAAGCCATACAGCCGCAACCTGAGGTCAAACCAAAACCAAAGACTAATGATTCTGTCTTTGCTAAGCCAGAACTGAAGCATGCCAGGAGCTCGCTCAATGATGAACTTAATCACAGAATCAAAGTTGAGCGACCAGATACTACCAAGCGAGGGTCCAGTCCATTTGACCCTGCTACTGTGTTCAAGCGAGTACGGGCCTCATTGTCCAGCCCTACCAAGGATGATTTTGCTGTTCAGCCACCCCGGAGAAAGAGTAGTGTTTTTGAAAAGGTCGAGTTTGACCCTAAAATCCCCCTGATTAACAAAAAGTATGAACATGGTGGTGCATTCGACTTTTCAAAGGACCAGAGTAATGGAGATTCGAGGCCGAGTGCCCATAATCTTTCTCGAGATGAGTATCTCGAAGGGCAAGGAAAGCTGAAACAGACATCCAAATCACTTCTTGGAAACTCTCTCATTAGAAGTTTGACTGGTATTGATGCATCTACTACCCATGCAAGCCCCCAGAGACTGAATGGGCATGACTGGATCTCTGAAGAGAGTGATCTCGAGTCAGATGGAGATGATATAAGTTCGCTTTCTGGTGGTCCAGTTTCTCCCGTTAAGTCCAGTATTAAACGAACCGTcgtggatgatgatgctcttTCACAAGCTACAACTTCTAGAGAGACAGAACTGCTAGACGATGTCACTGATGAGCAACTTGCGATCGAGCTCCCAAAACTCTCCAAAACAGAATCGCCAGAAATGCTGCTACACCACCTCTTTTTGGACCCAGAGCCACTTAACGTGGACGTAGGTCTTTCCAACCACGACTTTGTGGAGATTGCGCAAATCATCACCGAACAGGCTGCTACCGGGCGACTTGAAATCGGCATCGAGCATAAGGCTGAGTCGTCTGTCTCCCTTGCGACTATGAGGAGCCATGAGCTCAGTATCGCCCGGAACTCCTTACAACTTCTTCACGATGCCATTCCCTCGAATTTGGGTACCCCCACGGCTGTGCGATTGAAAGGGCTGCTGGAAATTCAGGACCTCCCCCTTGTAGGACAACCGAGCCGTCTCCAGCCCAGACCAATTCCAGGCAGAGATCCCAACGCTGAGCAATTGCGCGCAAACAATCTATACCAGATTCCTGTACCTCACTTGGAAGTGCGCAGATCAGAAACGAAACTCTCAGTACTTCCATCATCAATGTCTTTCTGGGAAGGTCTCGGGCTGTCACCTTCGTGGGGGACAAAGGATATCTCCGCTCTTTGCATCTTTCCAGGCTGGAAGGGGATGTCAGACCATGTTGAAAGTTTCCTCAGCCGCTTAAAGAGTGTATATGAATCCTTGAAACTTGGCACTCTCAACAACCTGCCGTTGTCTGGAGACTGGGACGATGGTGTCTTGCCATATGAGGTTGATAGGATCTCGACTTCACCTGACGCAACCGTAACTGGTCATGGCTCTGCTCTTGTGGAAAGCATGGAAGTGCTCCGAAGCTCTCTATCAGAGTTGAAGTCCAAAGACAAGAATCTGGTCATTTACTTTGTTTACTCACCAGATAACCCGGCTTCCATCATCGAGGCCTGCACGGCTTTCTACCGCTGCTTCGATGAGTATAGCGACCTCCTAGCAGCTCGTCGGGAATCTCCACAGAACGAGCTAGTGCTGCAGCTTGTTTCATTAGATATGATCTCTTCCACGACATCGCTAGTCGTCCCGACTCCCGCGGAAATGATGAAGCTCTGCATAGAGACGTATGATAGGTGCACCTTGTTTTTGGACACCGAATTCGGTGGTCCTACACCTGCACCAGCAGTTATGCTCGAACAGCCTCCACCTCGAATGATTGACTTCAAGCTTACAACGTCGCCTTCTCAGTCCCTTATGCATGAGAATTCCTGCTTACATGTTGGATATGCTGAAAGTCTTGATGGCCGATGGATTACAGCTGCATGGACCGACAACCGTGGACAACGACAAGCGACCACGTCCTATTCAATCACTCGGAGCAGAACACCGGATCGTTCCGTCTCCCACCACAAGGCCGCCATCATAGCCGAGATCTGGGCGACTACGTTGACCATGATATCAATCTGGAAAGTTCATTGGCGAGTGATCATCACCAAGTCTGGGGCAATGGACCAGAAAGAGGTGGAGTGGTGGCAAGCAGCCTCAACGCTAGACGACAAGCACTCATTCACCATGATTCTCATGTCCGTCGATACCAATCCATCTTTGCAACTGGTCCCGCCGATCGTGAAGATTCCTCATGCGGCAACCTCGGCGTTCTACTCAACACCAGTATCCACGCCCCAGGCTAATATTGTTTCGCCGGAGCAAACCACGACGCCGGCAACGCCTATGCGTGATGCTAGCACATTAGCTGCTACACCGACTGCCGAGGGTGCTGCAGAAGCAGAGGCCGATTCCTTCCTGATTGATGCCACTGATCAGACATGGGGTGCCATCGTCGGACATCGACTCTGCAACTCCACTACGTTACTGGAAGTGAGACCGGCACTTGCCAGTGGGTATTTGATTAAAAGAACAGGAATAAAGCTTGAAGACCCCCCAGTCGTGATGGAGGTCAATCTTGTTCACACAGAGGCTACGCCTAGGGCGTACGAGCCTCTTCTAAGAGAAATGTTGTGCTATTTTCGGGGTCTCGGAACCTTAGCCAGAGCACGAGGTGTTGTAGACCGCGAGATGGATGTTCGACCTTGGCATATTGCAGCGGCAGAGAAGGGCGTGCGGGCGCTGCATCTACTGTTATGA